From a region of the Arachis ipaensis cultivar K30076 chromosome B09, Araip1.1, whole genome shotgun sequence genome:
- the LOC110266896 gene encoding uncharacterized protein LOC110266896, with translation MELVLDLKLQPGSTENRDGVVKERRDSSGKHARDYTIYTGAFGTIYFFSFMSLAIDALGKISPWKEAWSIEAKILTIWEDATIVNESMQKLLHMVLMDKQHVMSDGLQDIDFASFEVVFPVADGTATTKSTTSLIVKYRLLVEPCELRESRILQILIPNPGLSVTSMDQILQKCVDYEYLIDFVGVLCGLKKRMDVECNGKILKVLTLEVFADGYQRPPVVILQSFKIKVNGDKVSLQNVINISRVLINPDMQETVNFLNQYGIASHHFSRLRSNEVGDLVCVIDDESFDWKLIRTIDNLKANNEDGQFFVVGKIKEIVEDPEWWFFSCVCGHPIVGDDNVFHCQLCRRDVQHFMISYRIKILVEDGTSCGMFVLLDSPATKLLGRTCSDVFLLLEDEIDV, from the exons ATGGAGCTGGTTTTGGATCTGAAATTACAACCGGGTTCCACTGAAAATCGAGATGGG GTAGTGAAGGAGAGAAGGGATTCCAGTGGGAAGCATGCAAGGGACTATACCATTTATACAGGGGCTTTTGGGACAATATACTTCTTTTCATTT ATGAGTCTTGCTATTGATGCTCTTGGAAAAATCTCTCCATGGAAGGAAGCTTGGAGTATTGAGGCTAAGATCTTGACCATTTGGGAAGATGCTACCATTGTTAATGAAAGTATGCAGAAACTCTTACACATGGTCTTGATGGATAAGCAG CATGTAATGTCTGATG GGTTACAAGACATCGATTTCGCATCCTTTGAAGTGGTGTTTCCAGTGGCGGACGG GACCGCTACTACAAAGAGTACTACATCCTTGATCGTGAAATATCGATTGCTTGTTGAACCCTGTGAATTGCGTGAAAGTAGGATACTCCAAATTC TCATACCCAACCCTGGTTTAAGTGTAACTTCTATGGACCAGATTCTTCAGAAGTGCGTTGATTATGAGTACTTAATAG ATTTTGTTGGGGTCCTTTGTGGATTGAAAAAGAGAATGGATGTTGAGTGTAATGGAAAGATATTGAAAGTTCTGACCCTTGAAGTTTTTGCTGATGG GTACCAGAGACCACCTGTTGTAATTCTGCAATCTTTCAAAATCAAAGTCAATGGAG ATAAAGTCAGTCTCCAAAATGTCATCAATATTTCCCGAGTTTTGATCAACCCTGATATGCAGGAAACTGTGAATTTTCTGAATCA ATATGGTATTGCGAGCCACCATTTCAGTAGACTTCGTAGTAATGAGGTTGGGGATTTAGTATGTGTAATTGATGATGAATCTTTTGATTGGAAGCTAATACGCACTATTGATAATCTTAAGGCAAACAATGAG gATGGACAATTCTTTGTGGTTGGAAAAATTAAGGAGATTGTTGAAGATCCGGAGTGGTGGTTTTTTTCTTGTGTTTGCGGTCATCCTATTGTAGGTGATGATAATGTGTTCCATTGTCAGCTGTGCAGAAGAGATGTTCAGCATTTTATGATAAG tTACAGGATTAAGATACTTGTTGAAGACGGTACTTCTTGTGGAATGTTTGTCTTGTTAGACAGCCCAGCCACTAAGCTATTAGGGAGAACCTGTTCTGATGTGTTTTTGTTGTTAGAAGATGAAATCGATGTATAG